DNA sequence from the Oncorhynchus clarkii lewisi isolate Uvic-CL-2024 chromosome 9, UVic_Ocla_1.0, whole genome shotgun sequence genome:
ACAACAACTACTGTTACAACAACTACTGTTACAACAACTACTGTTACAACAACTACTGTTACAACAACTACTGTTACAACAACTGCTGTTACAACAACTGCTGTTACAACAACTGCTGttacaacaactactgctacaacaactactgctacaacaactactgctactgctgctacaacaactactgttACAACAACTGCTGTTACAACAACTGCTGTTACAACAACTGCTGTTACAACAACTACTGTTACAACAACTACTGTTACAACAACTGCTGTTACAACAACTGCTGttacaacaactactgctacaacaactactgttacaacaactactgctacaacaactactgctacaacaactactgctacaacaactactgctacaacaactactgctacaacaactactgctactacaacaactactgctacaacaactactgttacaacaactactgttacaacaactactgttacaacaactactgttacaacaactactgctacaacaactactgttACAACAACTACTGTTACAACAACTACTGTTACAACAACTACTGTTACAACAACTACTGTTACAACAACTACTGTTACAACAACTACTGTTACAACAACTGCTGttacaacaactactgctacaacaactactgctacaacaactactgttacaacaactactgttacaacaactactgctacaacaactactgctacaacaactactgctacaacaactactgctacaacaactactgctacaacaactactgctacaacaactactgctacaacaactactgctactactacaacaactactgttacaccaccaacaactactactactgctacaacaactactgctacaacaactactgctacaacaactACCAACAACTACCTACAACAACTACTGTTAcaacactactactgctacaacaactaccacaacccaacaccaccactacaacaactactgctacaacaactaccaccaccacaactactgctacaacactgctacaacaactactgttacaacaactactacaacaactactgctacaacaactactgttacaacaactacaacaactactgttacaacaactactgttacaacaactactgttacaacaactactgctgttacaacaactactgctacaacaactactgctacaacaactactgctacaacaactactgctacaacaactactgttACAACAACTGTTACAACAACTACtgttacaacaactactactgttacaacaactactgctacaacaactactgctacaacaactactgttacaacaactactgctacaacaactactgctacaacaactactgctacaacaactactgttACAACAACTACTGTTACAACAACTGTTACAACAACtgttacaacaactactactgttacaacaactactgttacaacaactactgctacaacaactactgctacaacaactactgttacaacaactactgttacaacaactactgttacaacaactactgctacaacaactactgctacaacaactactgctgttacaacaactactgctacaacaactactgttacaacaactactgttacaacaactactgctacaacaactactgttacaacaactactgctacaacaactactgttacaacaactactgttacaacaactactgttacaacaactactgttacaacaactactgttacaacaactactgctacaacaactactgctacaacaactactgttactactgttacaacaactaacaactactgctacaacaactactgttacaacaactactacaacaactactgttacaaccaccaccactactgttaccactactggtactactgctactactggtactactgctaccaccaccaccaccactactggtactactaccaccaccactactggtactactgccaccaccactactggtactactaccaccaccactactggtactactaccaccaccactactgctacaacactactactactggtactactgctactactggtactactgctaccaccaccaccaccactactggtactactaccaccaccactactggtactactaccaccaccactactggtactactaccaccaccactactggtactactaccaccaccactactggtactactaccaccaccactactggtactactactaccaccactactggtactactactggtactactactactgctactaccaccaccaccactactggtactactactactggtactactaccaccaccactactggtactactaccaccaccactactggtactactaccaccaccactactggtactactgctactactggtactactgctaccaccaccaccaccactactggtactactaccaccaccactactggtactactaccaccaccactactggtactactaccaccaccactactggtactactaccaccaccactactactggtactactactaccaccactactggtactactactggtactactactactgctactaccaccaccaccactactggtactactactactggtactactaccaccaccactactggtactactaccaccaccaccactactggtactactaccaccaccactactggtactactaccaccaccactactggtactactgctactactggtactactgctaccaccaccaccaccactactggtactactaccaccaccactactggtactactaccaccaccactactggtactactaccaccaccactactggtactactactggtactactactactgctactaccaccaccaccactactggtactactactactggtactactaccaccaccaccactactggtactactaccaccaccactactggtactactaccaccaccactactggtactactactggtactactatcactgctactaccaccaccaccactactggtactactactaccactactggtactactactactggtactactactactaccactactggtactactactactggtactactactaccaccactactggtgctactactactggtactactactactgctactaccaccaccaccactactggtactactactaccaccaccactactggtactactactactggtactactactactaccaccaccactactggtactactactactggtactactactcaCCACCACCCAGTTCTCAGAGTGGACAAAGTGGACGGGCCCCCTGGCCTTCCTCTGGACGGCTTCATGGATGATGCGTCCAGTCACACCATCGACCAGGAACACGCCCACGAAGGCCCTCTCAGGGTGGGCGTCTGTACTCTCTGTCACCACTGCCAGCAGGTTAGGGTTCAGGTACTGTGGTGAGAAAACGAAAGAGACTGTTATATTCGGGTCCGCACACAATATTACTACTTTATTCCAAAAACATTTGTATTTTGCACTTGTCCTTCGTGAAGTATTAAAAAAATTCAACTTTTGGTGCCAGTTTTTAaacttttaataaaaaaaaaaaaactagtcTAGGACTGGATCTGGGAAACCATCCTTTAATCTGTAATTGTTGAGTGTGAACCCTGTAGTTTACTAGTACGTAGAACTGTCATTACCTTGTAGAGAACGCTGCGGTCTCCCATCACTCTGCCCTGAGAGTGGACATGCTCGTTGGGTCTCTTCCCATTGACCGCTACTATTTTCTGAACCTCTGTAGGAAGGACCACCTCCCAGATCCGCTCTGTGGACAGGTCctggatgaacacacacacaacacacacacacgtttaatgtcacaaacatacacaatgaatgtcacaaacacacacaatgaattctacattcacacagacacacacacacacacacacacacaatgaatgtcacaaacacacacacacagtgttaagTCACCTTGCGCAGCCTGAATCCAGACAGGTTTCCCTGATCTGAGCGGATCAGGTagaagaagatggaggaggaCATCTCCTGGAGCTGCTGCAGGACGTTCTTAGTGGAGGGGAAGGCTGTCACCTGGAGGGAGAACAATCATTAAAAGACAGAATAATTAGTGCACAGTAATCAGCTGTGAGGTTCAGTCAATGAGAACAGGTACATTTAGAGAACATTGGTGCAAATCTCTCCCACAATGCACCAGAAGTGTTATTTTATTTTCCACTGACGTTACCTTGTATTGGTCGTCGACCAGCAACAGGACCTTGGCGTAGTCCTGGTCTATAACAGGTAGTAGCAGTGACTGGAGGATGGGGCGGGGCAGGGCTGGCGGGGCGATGTGACTCTTCCTGCCAAATATGGGGTTGAACACATGCAGGGAGGCCAAGCCTGTGTCCTGGGGGGGGGTAGCAAAATATTTTGAAAACTAGAGACATTTCACCCAACATTACATCAAGTTGGAAAAGGGGCAGCCCTCGATAGCTATGTAAACACTTAGGACCTAAATCCTACTGAGATGCTTTAACTATGCATTTTTCATGCTCAAGATCAAATAACTAAGTTAATTTGTCATATGTAATAAATCATTTATAATCATGTATAAAATAAAACACCCACAGAATAGTGTAGTAAGTACTAGTTCGCAACACGGTGTTGTTCCTACCTTATCCTTGATGAGCAGAGTGCATTGTGGGGGATGGGGGAAGTGAGCGGTGGTCCTCTGGACGATCAGTTTGAAAACTGCGTTGGGCTGGACATTCTCCAGGAAGTGCTTCCACAGAATAGAGCCCGACTTGCTGTCGATGCCAAACAGCTGGGACCAAACGAAGATAaaaacattgttacattacagccatattgtaaaaaaaattaataataataatacatatatacaCGCATGTTTTCAAAAAGTCTAAACATTTATGAGCCTCATTAGGACTATAGTAAAGTGCTACCAATGTTGGTGCTGAGGTCAACAGACAGTAGATCCCATCCAGCCCAATGTTGGTGCTGAGGTCAACAGGCTGTAGATCCCATCTAGCCCAATGTTGGTGCTGAGGTCGACAGACTGTAGATCCCATCCAGCCCAATGTTGGTGCTGAGGTCAACAGACAGTAGATCCCATCCAGCCCAATGTTGGTGCTGAGGTCAACAGGCTGTAGATCCCATCTAGCCCAATGTTGGTGCTGAGGTCGACAGACTGTAGATCCCATCCAGCCCAATGTTGGTGCTGAGGTCAACAGACAGTAGATCCCATCCAGCCCAATGTTGGTGCTGAGGTCAACAGACAGCAGATCCCATCCAGCCTAACGCTGGTGATGAGGTCGACAGACAGCAGATCCCATCCAGCCCAACGTTGGTGCTactttctcacctctctctctctcaccttccccGAGgccgtgaccccccccccccccccccctttcgtCTTACCTTCCCCGAGGCCGtgacacacccccccccctcgtcttaccttCCCCGAGGCCGTGACCATAACCATCATCTTCTGCAGGTTGAACTCATCCCTGGACAATGTTTCTATGGTGACCTCGTTCTTAACCTGGCCATGGGGTTTACGGGCTTCGTAGAACAGCTTCCACAGGTGGGCCAGCCACGCCTGGAGCAGAATCACCTGGGATGACAGACGCTTCAGGACCATGGGGAACAACccgtctgtgggggggggggggggtgcagacaCATAACATGTTATCCAGTTCCAGTTACATCTTCATTATTTACATTCAAATCCATTGTCTGTTAGGAAGTGATGCGTTTCACGACAGCAGGCTGGATTCTATCTACAGGGACACTAAaatacacacccccccccccaccaccaccgaCGAGCACAAACTAATCTACGACGAAACACAAAACGACAGATTACAAGAAACGACAAAGCAACTAAACTTTTATAGAAGGAGCTACTTTCGCTACTGATCTCACAAAATACAACAGCTTCAACATAAGCAAACAGAAAGGACGGCAGCAAGCTCACAGCGTTACCTTGAATGGCTGGATCCAAGCGCAGCAGTGagaaaaccagagagagagagagagagggcgggggcATGAAGTCGACGGAGGATAACGACACATTCAGGAGTATTCATTTGGCCATGGTCATGTAACCTTATACGCTATCAGTTGACAACAAAtacaggcaacaaaaaaaaaatatatatatatatatatatatacacacttccACAAAGAGATAAAACACGTTAAAAGTGAAATACTTAGAATTCTTTTTAAATGTTAAAATAAAACTTGAATACATAGATTTGAAGGGAATGACTAGGCATTGATAGTATTGTTTCGAGACAactcattttttttgtgtgtgtgtgtgtcatcctcgTTATTTTATTTATGCACGGTTGTCTTTGCTTGTTTTTAAAatgattaaatgaatcatgttAGTCAGGATCTTTGATGTTCTTTACCAGCTTTCTTGCCAAACTCCCCCTCCAGCTCCGCCTGGGTGCCAGTGAGTGGCAGGTCCACCATCTCCATGGTAACAACATCAGCTAGGGCCTCCTCTCTGGTCCATACCACACGTCCTGGAATCACAGGTGTTGGTTAGAAGCCtcgtctagtgtgtgtgtgtgtgtgtaccagtgtgtgtgtgtgtaccagtgtgtaccagtgtgtgtaccagtgtgtgtgtgtgtgtgtaccagtgtgtgtgtgtgtaccagtgtgtaccagtgtgtgtaccagtgtgtgtgtgtgtaccagtgtgtgtgtgtgtgtacgtgtacctGGCTGCTGTATGAAGGTGAGAGCATGGTCCTGTGTCTGCACGAGGACCCTGTAGCCCACAGAGTCGTCCTTCTTCAGGAAGGCATGGACGTACAGCTGGGGAGGGAACACGTCAGACTGTTACGGACCTCATTTAAACACCCGACTTCCTGAACAAAACACACCCATCTGACTGATTGATTTCCCTCCATCACCTCTACACAGGTATATTCCAACAGGTGATGGGTTGGCTCGGTGGGGCTCATGCCAGACTACTCTGTACCAGGGACTTTGTCAACATTGATGAGGGTCGGAGCCacgaaaaaaatctgaactcatcacgAGGAGCCGCAGTGGCTCGTGGGTCtgcgtacccccccccccccccacattcccCCCGTCTTGACAGCCAAGAGAGGCATTTTGTATGTTTTAGAGGACATTTTtgtgcaattctactcattttacCATGAGGCAGAGAGAAGTATTGACATCTTttaaatatgatatctgagtgagactgactaacaaaatcaatgggggcgcCCCCGGCTGGTGAGTCGACCATgattacaagtttagatagctgattGGCAATCCCCCCCCAAAACATCAGGTTAATTGGGCTAATTGACTGACATAAGAGaacaactgctgatgcacaaccacatgttgaaattgcaccttgtgtactCTATCTACTATTCTACCTagcaacagtaaattgagaccccgactgagtaaATTGATCAGAAGGCCTTTAAAAAAAGTGGGCCGCATGGCAATCCATTTGTCCATCCCAGCTCTATAATCAATAGCAGCACGCGGATAAATTCCCAAAGAGCCCATCCCAAAAAAACATAACCAACTACAATTAACAACTAAAATCTCCGCTGTCAAGAGGGGTAGCCGCGAAAATGTTTAGCTTGCAAAGTTGGAAGTACGGATGTGGGTACGAGTTCTGATTTTTTTGTTGGCCTCCACTCCCATCAAAGTTTCCAGTCCCTCCTCTATACTCCACTCCCAATCcctactctatactctactcccACCAAGGTCTCCAGTCCCTACTCTATACTCCACTCCCACCAAGGTCTCCAGTCCCTACTCTATACTCCACTCCCACCAAGGTCTCCAGTCCCTACTCTATACTCCACTCCCACCAAGGTCTCCAGTCCCTACTCTATACTCCACGATCGTTCTCCTCACACAGACCTTGAAGGGTTTCCCACCGTTAAGATCGAGGGGAAAGATGACGGTTGTATCCAACAACCTACGACCTGAATCAGCGCTGAACAGATTGATAGCACAAGCCTGGAGCGGGAACAGAAATGAAGTTTAAATGGGTTACATACGTCAGTAGAACTAACTAACTACACACTATATGACCACATGCATGATGCGACACTTCAATTTTTTTTAGGTCATTCTGAGACATCTTTTTAAAAAAACAACTGGTTGTTgaattttcttttctttttttgaaAGACTCACGGTTTCGTTTTTGGGAGTCATGACGGCAGCAACAGTCTTCTCCCCTGTGGTGGAAAATGAGACCAAGAACGCCTAGAAACATAAGACATTCTCCAGTTAAGTCACACAACTCATTCAGCTCCATTGACCTCCCAACTAACAACATttggaggtaaaaaaaaaaaatcttgttCAGGTTTAAAAATGGGAAATAATATATGCCACTTAGCAGAATCACTATCCAGAGAGATGTGTAGTACAGGAAACAAATAAGTAGCAATAATAAATTGCCCGTCTGGGATAAATTAAAGTTCATTAAATGAACGAACGGTGATTCTGTACCGGCTGGAAGTCTCTGAGTGGGGCGATGGTGTATCCATCAGCATTGAGCTGTAGCAGGACGTGGTGGTCTGGTCCGAGCTGGAGAAAGAACTCTGAGATGGGGGAGCGGGCCGGGTGGGGCTGGCTGGACACCAGGACGGGCTGGAAGCCTGGGGATACCTCCAGATCcagagactggggggggggggggttgttttgtAGATGTTTAAAATCGAAAAGGTACAATATATAGCCTGTTACACACCAGTGTGTCCACCTAACTGAGACCATGAAGACTTTCTTTACACTTCGGAGCTTCAAGTCGTGGTTGAACAGGAGTTACCTGCAGTAGGATCTGGTTGAACTGTGGCGCCTCCTCAGCCTGTATCGGGAGGGCGTAGAGGGCGAGAGTGGCGGTGTCCACACACATCAGCACCCCGTGACCAACCACCACACAGCTGGACTCAACACTGGACAGCCACGGGGCTTCAACTGACCTCTGAGAACCGTAACAGACATCACAACCAACAGGGTTAGAGATATGACGTGTGTGTTGTGGAATTAACCAGAACCCTCCGTTATATTGTGGAATTAACCAGAACACTCCGTTATGTTGTGGAATTAACCAGAACACTCCGTTATGTTGTGGAATTAACCAGAACACTCCGTTATGTTGTGGAATTAACCAGAACACTCCGTTATGTTGTGGAATTAACCAGAACACTCCGTTATATTGTGGAATTAACCAGAACACTCCGTTATATTGTGGAATTAACCAGAACCCTCCGTTATGTTGTGGAATTAACCAGAACAGTCCGTTATGTTGTGGAATTAACCAGAACACTCCGTTATGTTGTGGAATTAACCAGAACACTCCGTTATATTGTGGAATTAACCAGAACACTCCGTTATGTTGTGGAATTAACCAGAACACTCCGTTATGTTGTAGAATTAACCAGAACCCTCCGTTATATTGTGGAATTAACCAGAACACTCCGTTATATTGTGGAATTAACCAGAACACTCCGTTATGTTGTGGAATTAACCAGAACACTCCGTTATGTTGTGGAATTAACCAGAACACTCCGTTATGTTGTGGAATTAACCAGAACACTCCGTTATGTTGTGGAATTAACCAGAACACTCCGTTATGTTGTGGAATTAACCAGAACCCTCCGTTATGTTGTGGAATTAACCAGAACACTCCGTTATATTGTGGAATTAACCAGAACACTCCGTTATGTTGTGGAATTAACCAGAACACTCCGTTATGTTGTGGAATTAACCAGAACACTCCGTTATGTTGTGGAATTAACCAGAACACTCCGTTATGTTGTGGAATTAACCAGAACACTCCGTTATGTTGTGGAATTAACCAGAACACTCCGTTATGTTGTGGAATTAACCAGAACACTCCGTTATATTGTGGAATTAACCAGAACACTCCGTTATATTGTGGAATTAACCAGAACCCTCCGTTATGTTGTGGAATTAACCAGAACAGTCCGTTATGTTGTGGAATTAACCAGAACACTCCGTTATGTTGTGGAATTAACCAGAACACTCCGTTATATTGTGGAATTAACCAGAACACTCCGTTATGTTGTGGAATTAACCAGAACACTCCGTTATGTTGTAGAATTAACCAGAACCCTCCGTTATATTGTGGAATTAACCAGAACACTCCGTTATATTGTGGAATTAACCAGAACACTCCGTTATGTTGTGGAATTAACCAGAACACTCCGTTATGTTGTGGAATTAACCAGAACACTCCGTTATGTTGTGGAATTAACCAGAACCCTCCGTTATGTTGTGGAATTAACCAGAACACTCCGTTATATTGTGGAATTAACCAG
Encoded proteins:
- the LOC139416951 gene encoding ER membrane protein complex subunit 1-like isoform X1: MVRFVSMKPPAKMSKPTSLFVIFFSLFVMSEAVFEDQVGKFDWRQQYVGKTLFAHFDSHSQSSKKLFLATDKNIFASFNSRTGELFWRHVDKAGPEGTIDILLLHGQDALMVVGGGRLLRSWDTNMGGLNWEAVLDTGSFQAACFVAMQDTVKHVAVLKKAAISLHYLTNGHQKWVENLPDSDTVQYQAVYSGGEEEVYVLGVVPNSHLTIIAYSLEDGEIIKQRSVEAPWLSSVESSCVVVGHGVLMCVDTATLALYALPIQAEEAPQFNQILLQSLDLEVSPGFQPVLVSSQPHPARSPISEFFLQLGPDHHVLLQLNADGYTIAPLRDFQPAFLVSFSTTGEKTVAAVMTPKNETACAINLFSADSGRRLLDTTVIFPLDLNGGKPFKLYVHAFLKKDDSVGYRVLVQTQDHALTFIQQPGRVVWTREEALADVVTMEMVDLPLTGTQAELEGEFGKKADGLFPMVLKRLSSQVILLQAWLAHLWKLFYEARKPHGQVKNEVTIETLSRDEFNLQKMMVMVTASGKLFGIDSKSGSILWKHFLENVQPNAVFKLIVQRTTAHFPHPPQCTLLIKDKDTGLASLHVFNPIFGRKSHIAPPALPRPILQSLLLPVIDQDYAKVLLLVDDQYKVTAFPSTKNVLQQLQEMSSSIFFYLIRSDQGNLSGFRLRKDLSTERIWEVVLPTEVQKIVAVNGKRPNEHVHSQGRVMGDRSVLYKYLNPNLLAVVTESTDAHPERAFVGVFLVDGVTGRIIHEAVQRKARGPVHFVHSENWVVYEYWNTKSRRNEFSVLELFEGTELYNSTVFSSLDRPHLPQVLQQTYIFPSPITTMEATLTEKGITSRHLLVGLPSGAILSLPKMFLDPRRPEVVTEHSREENLIPYAPEMPIRTEWFINYNQTVARVKGIYTAPSGLESTCLVVAYGLDIYQTRVYPSKQFDVLKDDYDYVLISSVLFALFFATMISKRLAQVKLLNRAWR
- the LOC139416951 gene encoding ER membrane protein complex subunit 1-like isoform X2 translates to MVVGGGRLLRSWDTNMGGLNWEAVLDTGSFQAACFVAMQDTVKHVAVLKKAAISLHYLTNGHQKWVENLPDSDTVQYQAVYSGGEEEVYVLGVVPNSHLTIIAYSLEDGEIIKQRSVEAPWLSSVESSCVVVGHGVLMCVDTATLALYALPIQAEEAPQFNQILLQSLDLEVSPGFQPVLVSSQPHPARSPISEFFLQLGPDHHVLLQLNADGYTIAPLRDFQPAFLVSFSTTGEKTVAAVMTPKNETACAINLFSADSGRRLLDTTVIFPLDLNGGKPFKLYVHAFLKKDDSVGYRVLVQTQDHALTFIQQPGRVVWTREEALADVVTMEMVDLPLTGTQAELEGEFGKKADGLFPMVLKRLSSQVILLQAWLAHLWKLFYEARKPHGQVKNEVTIETLSRDEFNLQKMMVMVTASGKLFGIDSKSGSILWKHFLENVQPNAVFKLIVQRTTAHFPHPPQCTLLIKDKDTGLASLHVFNPIFGRKSHIAPPALPRPILQSLLLPVIDQDYAKVLLLVDDQYKVTAFPSTKNVLQQLQEMSSSIFFYLIRSDQGNLSGFRLRKDLSTERIWEVVLPTEVQKIVAVNGKRPNEHVHSQGRVMGDRSVLYKYLNPNLLAVVTESTDAHPERAFVGVFLVDGVTGRIIHEAVQRKARGPVHFVHSENWVVYEYWNTKSRRNEFSVLELFEGTELYNSTVFSSLDRPHLPQVLQQTYIFPSPITTMEATLTEKGITSRHLLVGLPSGAILSLPKMFLDPRRPEVVTEHSREENLIPYAPEMPIRTEWFINYNQTVARVKGIYTAPSGLESTCLVVAYGLDIYQTRVYPSKQFDVLKDDYDYVLISSVLFALFFATMISKRLAQVKLLNRAWR